From one Nothobranchius furzeri strain GRZ-AD chromosome 2, NfurGRZ-RIMD1, whole genome shotgun sequence genomic stretch:
- the LOC139066396 gene encoding uncharacterized protein: MTQETVHRPSIAGPSARPNGPVLGGCRRSGAVGTSGCGSVPAALGRRWFWSAIHDVNSCNMLFTVITLFLYFYFFQGVKNPPSISRFEINNTFSAAFKLNKSLEPMVNLSDKQVVLNPLFPDASPLSSMLKAEHLSSMGVKSSGCDPPLQSEVCFTRQSASCTNQLLYRGVMEKSAAVKHLWSPDGATMPFKGFVPGHLDLYVNDLVTFQFVTSANTVANSFLLSQGCDLVSGLCALFPVISLTGDHDDTENPAVSSSPVVSGDIKGGSVVAAHTSLTGSGRQPGPGGVGACSDAMLGAPPDKGGVLSGSEFSIADFNRFGGTPPPSGRVIAEIDTDLPPIQLTTLTSDPELGAAPSTGRSSSQSVNTLVKPGFSDSVWEPPSFLGIKYSWLQFSGQTMFLKLVSCLYLILNIARFALTPVTQPSLDHSFSEPPSPTPPGLWTSEHLLFQHDPGDTVHLLGNRAFKSLRTVCYASPVSQTWHRFEQQKGGGEPPPALRASFSHFQFTTISDHNKVASVKLQHNFEQVKSGSDLTAKPSASLQFQTGPSGKFKQVSLWVRNTRYKQFDNQIAYEPAPTDTSKLVSLWVRNTRFKTLF, from the coding sequence atgacgcaggagactgttcaccggccgagcatcgctggtccctccgcccgcccgaacgggcccgttttaggcgggtgccgccggtcgggagcagtggggactagtggctgcggttcggtgccagctgcactgggtcggaggtggttctggtctgcaattcatgacgtgaattcatgcaacatgctgtttacagtcataacgctttttctttacttttatttcttccagggggtcaaaaacccaccgtcaatatcaaggtttgaaataaacaacactttctctgctgcttttaagctgaataaatctcttgagcctatggttaacctctctgacaaacaggttgtgcttaaccctttgtttcctgatgcttctcctctgtcatccatgttaaaggctgaacatctctccagcatgggtgtgaaatcttcaggctgtgacccaccgcttcagtcagaggtctgttttactcgtcagtccgcctcatgcacaaaccagcttctttatcggggcgtgatggaaaagtcagccgccgtgaaacacttgtggtctccggacggagctaccatgccatttaaggggtttgtgcccggacatcttgacctttatgtgaatgaccttgtcacttttcagtttgtgacctctgctaatacggtggccaattcctttctcctttcacaggggtgtgacttagtctcgggcctctgtgctctctttcctgtgatttctcttacaggtgaccacgacgacacagaaaaccctgcggtttccagcagtcctgtggtcagtggcgatattaaaggtggctcggtggttgctgcgcacacctctctcacgggctcgggaaggcaacccggcccgggaggtgtaggtgcgtgcagtgatgctatgctcggggcccctcctgacaaagggggggtgctgagtggctctgagttttccattgcggacttcaaccggttcgggggaacgcctcctccgagcgggcgggtcattgcagaaatcgacactgaccttccaccaattcagctgacaacattgacctccgacccggagttaggtgctgcaccttctacggggcggagttctagtcagtctgtaaatactctggttaaaccgggtttttctgattcagtgtgggaacctccatcattcttgggaataaagtattcttggcttcagttttcaggacagaccatgttcctaaagctagtgtcatgtctgtatctgattctaaacatagctaggtttgctttgacacccgtgacacaaccatccttggatcactccttttcagaacctccaagtccaacacctccaggtctttggacatctgaacacctactctttcagcacgatccaggtgacactgtgcatcttcttggtaatagggcttttaagagcttaagaactgtttgttatgcttctcctgtctcacagacatggcataggtttgagcaacaaaaggggggtggggagcctcctcctgctttgcgagcatcattttcgcatttccagttcactactatttctgatcacaacaaagtcgcctccgtaaagctgcaacacaactttgagcaggtaaaatcaggttctgatctaacagctaaaccatcagcttcgctccagttccaaacgggaccctcaggtaaattcaaacaagtttccctgtgggttcgtaacacaagatacaaacagtttgataaccaaatcgcttatgagcctgctcccacagatacgtccaaactcgtgtctctgtgggtccgcaataccagattcaaaactctattctga